CCTTAGAACACATCTCTACCAGTTCATTATTTTCAATCGTTATATTACACGTACTGCTGCCACCTGATACCGGATAAAAACGTATTTTTTCCATCGCTGTTGAGATATGAATGTCTTTGTTATCTGTAAAGATTTGAACTTTAAACTGCTTCCCTCCTGCAGGAACAAATGTCTGCAAATGTGAATCGCCAAAATTCTCAATTATGGCGGGGACATAGTTCTGTAGTTCATTATAATTGTTTACAACCCTCATACCTCTGGCACCGGAAGTATGATTAGGCTTTATGATAGCTGGAAATCCAACATATTCGGCTGCTTCCTTTAGAGTAAATCTATTCAAATCACAACTTTTAGGATGATCAATGCCTATGCTTTTACAAACCCCCATCAATTGATTTTTATCAAAACCTTTAAGAAAAACTTCAAATTCAGGTATTAATACATTAGAAACTTTATTAAGTTCCTTTTTAAATTTACTTGTAAATGGGGAGACTTCATCGTTCATTGGAACAATCACATCGATTTTGTTCTTTTCCAAATATTCTAAAAGATCTTGCTTATATTGAAGTGGATTTTTTTGGCAATCGACGGTAAATTGAATTTGATCTGTAAAGCGACTATGGCATCCATAGGAAACGTTTTTACAAAAAATGTGCGTTTGATATCCTTTTCGCTTCAGGGACTCTAAGCAAGGCAATGTTTGAACTGTTTGCCCCTCTAAAAAAAGCACGCTTCTTCTCACGATCAACCCCTCTCTCTAATTAGCCTTGCCGGTACACCACCATATATGGAATAAGGTGGAATATCCGTAGTTACAACTGAATTTGACCCAATAACCGCACCTTTCCCAATCCGTACCCCTGCTGTTACCACAGTCCCTGCACCGATCCACACATCATCGTCGATTACCACATCTCCATCCCAGTAATCCTGCTTGATAGAGGGCTGCCCATTTTTTTCTATGCCATGGTTAAAAGCGAAAATCATAACATTTGGTCCAGTATGGACATAATTTCCGATTTTCACCTTACCGGCAAACTTACCGGCTTGAATAACATTATTATGATTGATTAAGCAGTCCTTTCCTATTGAAACTCTTTCTCCCTGTCGAATAATAACGCTGGGATGAACTTTGGCACTTTTTTCAATTTTTGCCTTATTTCTTCCTACGACAAAATTTACAATAAAGTATGCAAAGGCATAAGTTATCACTTTATAAAATCTAAGGCTAAGCATAGCCTTAATGATTTCAAAAAAATATTCAAGTTTAGAAGGTCTTTTGAATTTCCCTTTAACAGTTCTCACCTTTTCCCCTCAATCGATATCGAATAAATCTTTTTGAGTATGGCGTTTCCTATCAGGAGAAATTGCGTCCTCATCCATACGCTCGCGAGAACGATCTTTTGTTATCCAGTCCTTCATTCTTTTAACCTCTTCAAATCTTTTATAAATTAAAAGAAGCATACCCCGTATCCCCTTGGTGTCTAAAAGGAATTTTAAAGTACTTATCGTATGCAACAGCATTTCTTTTTTGTATTGAACTTTATAAAAAGAGGTATAATCATCAGTATGTTTTTTTAATTTTTCGCTGACAAATTCCCAGCTCTTTTTCATTTTTCGTTCAATTTTTGAAATTGGGAAATTCGTTTTAAAATTATAATCAATCTGAGTAGGGAGAATTTTCCAATCCATCAAAGAACTTTCGCCTATTTTTATTTTTAAAATAGCGGCTTGCCGTCTTCTATATGAGTTACCATCCATGACAAAATCACCAATTGAATGAAAAATTGGTTTGTTTTTATAGTATTCCATACCGCCCAAAGCATGAGAGTGTGCAGTAACGATCAAATCCGCTCCGGCGTCTATTTTTTTATGTAATAGTGTCCTAATAACCGGATTAGGAAATCTTGTAAAAAGCATTCCAACATGAGCATACAATATGACATAATATCTTTCATCCTTATAACGTGCTATCAGTTCATCCAAACCGTCATCGTCTATTGAAAGAACGTTCCATGGGCACTCTTTTGGAATTGGGTGGTTCATCATATCAGTACATGTAAAAAGTGCACATTTGAACCCATCTTTTTCAAAAAGAAACGGCTCATATTCATCTTTGTACAAACCATTCCAGGGAATCTGTTTTTGATCTAAAAATTTAATTGTCTCATTCATTCCGAGAAGCCCGCAATCATTTATGTGATTATTGGCCAATGAAAAACAATTAACAAATGAGAATTGGTTAAGTAACGCAGGATTGCCCTTAAAAGAAAGGTGATCTCCATCGGAGACTGCAGATTCAACCATTGGAGATTCCAAATTTCCAATAACAAAGTCAGATTCCGACAATTTTTCCACAATGGTTTTATCCAAAACCTGATATCGAGTTTTTTCAAATTGACTGGCAACAAATCTCGATAGCATAACATCGCCAATGAATGATATTTCCATATTGAGAACCTATTATTATAGCATCGTTAAATAATGAATGTTCTGTATCTTTTGGAAGAGAAACGAGTGAAATAATTGTGCAAAGAAGTAAAACTATACTTCTGAAGCAAGCATATAATTTTTTTTTCAACACTATTTACGTTAACGTAAGACCTGAATTTCCGTTCTAAAGGCATATCTAATTTAGGGCCATTGGGATCAAACTCCCTTGGATGCAAATAAGTCACAACGGATTTATCGGCAGAGGCAAACTCATTAAACTTTCTTTGAATCAGAAACAGCGGCAGCAATCTTAAATATCCGCCACCGCTGAAACACATCTCTTTACCCAAAATTGATGCAACCGATACAGGGAATTCGACCAATTCATTCTTGATTGCCTTAAATTGAATCTTTACTATTTTCGAATCAAATAAAGGATGCCCACCATGGCCATGCTTTCCCGGATAAATGGAGGCGTCGTATAAAAAACCACACTTTGAGATTTCCTCGAGAGCCCAGTCATTTTCCCTTGTAATGGAGAATCCAGGACACCTGTAAGAGACCGGATATTCTCCGGTAATGTCTTTAAGTATCTCTCTGGATTTTACCAAATCCTGCCTAAACTCATTCTTTGACAGTGAGGTAACCATCTGGTGACCATAGCCGTGAGATGCAACCTCATGCCCTTTTTTATATATTTCTAAAACAAGATCAGGATGCCTTTCAGCGATCCAGCCCAAGATGAAAAAAGTGGCTTTTGTCTGGTATTGATCAAGCAAATCAAGAATTTTGTTTGTATTTTTGTTTACCCTTGATTCCAGTTCCTCCCAGTGATCTGCCGAATTTGTTCCGGGAAGATCAAGAATGTGGAACCAGTCTTCAATATCAAACGTCAATAAATTGATAATATTTGATTTATTCATGATATTTTAGGTTTTCTCTCATTTAAAATAACCATAGTCAATCTAATCTATTGGTATTCAACCATACACGTTCACTGATATAGTCTACAAGTTCCCCAATAAACTCTTCTTGGAGCTATGTGTCAGATCCAGGGTATATAACCCGTCTCATCAATACCCCAGTCCCTATCGGAATTGCAAATGGGATGATAGCAGACTGTCGACCTGACCTTACCCGGGGAAATCTTTTGTACTGAATAATAAAATTAAGCCAGGTTCGAACAGATATTAGGGAATTTTAATTGGGGCGTGATTCGGAAAAAATTGCGCTCTAAAATTGAAATATGCTTTTTTTAAATCCATCTTACTATTAACGATTTCTTCTAAACTTGCAGCTAAAAAAATAAAAATTGGAAAAAAAATAACAAACCAAAGCAAATTTGCATTTGCTCTGTTGTCTATAATTTTTAATCTATTTAAAATGGTTGCATATGCACCCTCGAATAAAAATAATGAATAACTATAAGCACCTATTTTTTTGATTATTCCTAAAAATGGGATAGCCACATCACCAAATATGAAAATATATACGAATACTAAGGTGCTCACTGAAAATAATATTTGGTTAAAAGTTGGATAGCTCATGAACTCAAACGAAAAATTTGAAGTTTGAATAAAGGAATAAAACATCAAAAGAAATGATAATACCACCCAGAGTGGTCCAAAAACCGTATGGTCTTTTTTCCTCAATACCGGAAACCACATACCGGCAGCAAAAAGCAGCATTTGATTCAAATAAATCCCACGATAAACCCAGCACCTTACCTTTGGCACCCCTAAATATGCAAACAAATAATTTATAAGCACAAATAATACAATTAAATACAACGGGAAATAAATTTTTGTCTGACGAATTATCCTAAAAATCAAAGGAGCAAATATATAGCAGGGAATCAGCGCATTTAAAAACCAAAGCCTTGCCGGATTTGAAAAATCTAATAAAAAAAATTCCCACAAGGTTGATACGGAGAGTGTTGCGGCCGAATCTGTTGCAAAATTCAAAAAGAAATTAATCCAATACAGGGGATAGATCCGGACAAATCGCTTCAGATAAAATGACCACAATGTTGTTTTACGGGAATCCATGTATTTTTCTAAAGAAAAGTAGAGCCCGTAACCACTTAAAATAAAAAAAAGAGAAATGAAATAGTTGCCAAATGACATTATTTCTTCCGGCATAAACCTTAGTGAAAAGTGACCCGAGATCACCGTTAAGATCGCGAACCCTTTTAGGTAATTAGTAAGATCGATATTTGTTTTCATGCAAGGATCTCAGTCAGCTATAAGCGTTTGATAAAGCGCATCCAATTTAGAAATATTGGCATCAAAATTATACTCTTTTTCAATTTTCTTCCTGGCATTCAGCCCCATCCGGCTTCTTAATTTTCTATTCTTAATCAATATTTCAATTTTATTAAACATCCCATGGAGATCTCCCGGTTCAATTAGGAAGCCGGTTTTATCATCCTCTATCAAGTCCGGAATTCCTCCGACATCGGTTGAAATGACAGGCAAACCATATGACATGGCTTCTAAAATCGACATCGGCATCCCCTCTCCGTAAGATGGGAGAACATATATATCAGAATTTAGATAAAGGGTTTCTTTATCCTTACCAGTAACCCATCCTTTATAGGCAACCATGTCTCTTATATTCAAAGAATCTATTGTTTGCTCTAATTTGTTAACGTCACCGTTTCCTCCGACATATAATTTGATACGGTGGCCGGCCTTTTTCAACTTGGCCATAACTTCTAATAGATCGAAAATCCCCTTTCTATCACCAATTAGTCCGAGAAAAAGAATATGCACTTCCCTTTTTTCTTGATGAATTTTTTCGGTCCTGCGTTCCGGCAGGTTAACGGTATTTTGAATGACAACAGTTTGCGCAGTGCCGGGGATGAGTTCCGCTATTTGTTTCTCCCATGTATGTGACAAACAGATAACTCTGTCCACATTTCGAAACAAATAATTTATCTTATGCTGAAAAAAAGGGGACTTAGAGACATAACTTTCAAGGAAAGATGCGCCGTGGAAATGATAAATAGTTTTGCAATTAAATTGCTCTACTATTCTAAACAAGAAATATTTTCGAAGCGAACTTAAGGGGTCGCTTCCATGAATGTGTACGATATCAATGTGCTTTGACAGAAGATAAAAAAATATACTAACAGCACCTTTCACTGCCGTCAGCAGCTTTATAAGCTTATTACCATCCTTGTGAGATGAGACCCTGCACATTTGATATTTGTTTGACAACTCAGACCCTAAATGCCCTTTTACTACAGTGCTTATACCGCCTTTCACATTGATAGAAGGTGCAATGATAAGAATCTGTTTCTTTTTCATTTCAATATGATCCCTTAGCCGGCATGCCGGATTTCTTTCGGATTAGTCCTGTTATGGGTTCGTAATAAACTTTTCGAATAATATAATCTGCATAATTTTTAGCATGTGTTTTCGTATGCACATTTTCTCTTCGAAATCGCTCAAGATCGGTTTTTAAGACGGTTTGACCGTATTGATTGTTTCTCTCAGGTATTAATTGATTAAAAACATAGTTGTAAAGTTTTATATCCAATTCATTACGATGCAAAATTTCATTTTCATATTCGGCAAATAAGCGTGCTTTAGCTGCATTACTACCGGTTATATTTTTTTTCGTATATGTGGGGTCAAACTTTATTGGATGAAAAGATTTTTTAAGCCGTAATAAAAATGAATCAAACTCTTCAACCGCACCGACTTCAATCATTTTATTGCTTAAAATTGACTTAGCGCTATCCAAATCCTCGTTTCCGGCAATTTTTTTTGTCTGGTAATTATTGAAGTGGCTGTGGGATAAAAAAAACTCAAAATCATTTTTTATGGATTTAATTTTAACCAAATGTAAGAATTGAGATACATATCGGTGAACTGGATTTCTTAACACAGTGAAATATTTAATTTTGATGTTATCTACGAATAAATTTTGCGGAATAATCGAGTGCCCTGAGATACACTTTAAACACGGATTTATTTTCATATAGACATTTAAATCGTCATTTTGAAAAATTCGCGTACTTTCATTTTTCAAGGGCCTTACATCAATATAATTCGGGAAAAAATTATTTCTGAGAATATGATTAAGTGTTGTCCCTGCCGCCTTTTCAATATGTACAAAGGCAAAAACCGTTTTATCTTTCATCGTTTCCGTTTAAATCCAAGTAAGAATATCAAGATGTTTAATTTATAGATTTAATTCTATACCAAGGGGCAGCTTCTTGATCTAATTTTAAAATACTACTTTGTATTGTTCCTGAAGTTTTCTTGTTATTTAAAATTGTCTGTTTAGTTTTTCCGGAAAAAGATACAGCTTGGGCTTGCATTGTGTCTGCGTGCGCCAGTTTAAATTCGATGGAACCATGTACACGCCTCATCAAAACGGGTGCACTGCCACTGTCCTCAATCAGGGTCGCGTTTTTTATGTGACGAAATTTTTTTAACTTTTTAACCGTCATATTTGAATTTTTAAAGTCTCTGACGGCTGTCACCAGAAGATCTTTTGAGCTTCCTATTGAATGGTTATCAAGTGACAAAATCGTAACTACGCCATGACCATGGATTGTGATACACTGGTTCCCTAAATTTATTCCTTCTGGTGGAGTTGTCCCTGCTATGGCTTTAAATTCAGGCGTGTCAATTTCTAAGCGCGGATGGCTATCATCAAGATACAACTTTATTTCCCCCGTATCTGATATAAAATTGCAAGATTTCGGGTTAGAAATTGGTGTTTCAGTGTTCTTTTCCCCCACAGGAATAATATTTATTTTGTGCACAAATCCATTGTTAAGTGCCGCATATTTATAAAAGTCACCCATGTTTAAACCAACATCTCCTGCCAACGCCATGAGATCCTGTGTGGTTTCAGAAAGAACTATATCAACACTGCTTTTAGCGGGCTTTATTTTTTGATTGCGATAGACATAAGAAAGTGTTGGACTCAAGGCCAGCATTACGGGATTTCCCAAAACAGCAAAGCTGTCATTGGAAAAAGTCTGATCAATATTCATATCCCAGCGTCTCATGGTATGCAACATCAATCCTTTATAACCTTGAAGTGAGGCATAGGCGGTAATCAATAAAGGGCCTTCATATGCATATTCACTCCAGGCAGCATGATTCCATTCAGACACAATTAAGGGTAAATTTTTTACTGAACTTGCAAACATGTGATACATATTTTTTCTATAAGAAGATATAAATCCGTCTTTACGGATGTTTACTTGCTGAATGAAAGACTGATTACGGATGACTTCTTTAGTGATCTTACCTGCTCTCTTTTTTGCACTATGATCAAAGTAGGCGTGGATATCTATAAGGTTTCCCGTGGTTGCGTTCGTATTTAAGACCGCCGGACCGTACCAATCATTGGTAAATGTATACCGCCCTTTGAATCCTACCTGATCAAGTACTTGATGTATCCTTTTTGCATAAGCAGTATCTTTTTCAACAAAAAATGAGATGATATCTCGTTTTGCCGTGTTAGACAGTGTATCATACGTTTTAACTGAAGGTAGATTCACACCATCTTCCAATGATCCAAACATTGCTTTTTTAAAATTAGTATCAATTTGCCAGCTATTATAAAAAGCTTCAGTGCTTGTGTATTTTTCAGTCAAATATGATGTAAGAAGCCGACTTAACTCTTGTTCAAGCGCAGGACCAAGGAAGCGTCCCTTATTAAAAAAATATCCGGAAAGCAGAGAGTCTTCACCGAGTGCCGTTATATAATAATTGTCTTCATCCTCCGCAAAGCTTTTCCCGTCTTCCAACTTTTGAGCGTATAGGAACCTGTACCAATCTAAGGTTAGTGCTATGGCAGCAGGTTCTATAATCTGACTATATTTATACTGCTTATAAGACACAGGATAGGCATTTTTTATTAAATTAACCCCATCAATTTTATTGCTGATTCCATTAATGCTAAGTGAATATGGAATTGAACTTTCTGTAAGCTCTTCAATAAGGCCTTTGATTGGCTTTAATGATTCAGAAAAAAGAGCCGGGCTTTTTTTCCAGGTATAAACTAATTTATTTCTCCTAAAATCAATTCCAAAAATTCTTTGGAAATTAAATCCAGCACGGCAAAGCCAGTTAATATATTGATCATTTTTACGTTTGTCAGCATACGGCCAATCCTTGCCAATTCCGGTGGCTATCCCCCAATAGACCTTTTGATCAGGGCTTTTCATGTGATCAGGCTCGGTCGATAAAATTTTTGGTGCGCCCCAAACTCTATTCCAATCATTTTCAAGAGGATAATAATCGTCAGCATAAACAGAAGTAGATATCAAAACAAAAACAGCCGTCAAAAAAGATTTTTTGCACAAACCATGTCTTCTATTAAA
This window of the uncultured Desulfobacter sp. genome carries:
- a CDS encoding ATP-grasp domain-containing protein; translation: MRRSVLFLEGQTVQTLPCLESLKRKGYQTHIFCKNVSYGCHSRFTDQIQFTVDCQKNPLQYKQDLLEYLEKNKIDVIVPMNDEVSPFTSKFKKELNKVSNVLIPEFEVFLKGFDKNQLMGVCKSIGIDHPKSCDLNRFTLKEAAEYVGFPAIIKPNHTSGARGMRVVNNYNELQNYVPAIIENFGDSHLQTFVPAGGKQFKVQIFTDNKDIHISTAMEKIRFYPVSGGSSTCNITIENNELVEMCSKVLKHIGWVGFADFDLIQDPRDGRFKIMEINPRLPACIRTAFVSGVDFVEIIADYTLTGTVKTYVYSPGKILRYFGLDLLWLLKAKKRSPFQNGWFNLFGRNVYYQDGSFKDPMPFVIGTIENIKKLLNPEFKKAKQGLG
- a CDS encoding acyltransferase — translated: MRTVKGKFKRPSKLEYFFEIIKAMLSLRFYKVITYAFAYFIVNFVVGRNKAKIEKSAKVHPSVIIRQGERVSIGKDCLINHNNVIQAGKFAGKVKIGNYVHTGPNVMIFAFNHGIEKNGQPSIKQDYWDGDVVIDDDVWIGAGTVVTAGVRIGKGAVIGSNSVVTTDIPPYSIYGGVPARLIRERG
- a CDS encoding CapA family protein; translated protein: MEISFIGDVMLSRFVASQFEKTRYQVLDKTIVEKLSESDFVIGNLESPMVESAVSDGDHLSFKGNPALLNQFSFVNCFSLANNHINDCGLLGMNETIKFLDQKQIPWNGLYKDEYEPFLFEKDGFKCALFTCTDMMNHPIPKECPWNVLSIDDDGLDELIARYKDERYYVILYAHVGMLFTRFPNPVIRTLLHKKIDAGADLIVTAHSHALGGMEYYKNKPIFHSIGDFVMDGNSYRRRQAAILKIKIGESSLMDWKILPTQIDYNFKTNFPISKIERKMKKSWEFVSEKLKKHTDDYTSFYKVQYKKEMLLHTISTLKFLLDTKGIRGMLLLIYKRFEEVKRMKDWITKDRSRERMDEDAISPDRKRHTQKDLFDID
- a CDS encoding XrtA system polysaccharide deacetylase, whose protein sequence is MNKSNIINLLTFDIEDWFHILDLPGTNSADHWEELESRVNKNTNKILDLLDQYQTKATFFILGWIAERHPDLVLEIYKKGHEVASHGYGHQMVTSLSKNEFRQDLVKSREILKDITGEYPVSYRCPGFSITRENDWALEEISKCGFLYDASIYPGKHGHGGHPLFDSKIVKIQFKAIKNELVEFPVSVASILGKEMCFSGGGYLRLLPLFLIQRKFNEFASADKSVVTYLHPREFDPNGPKLDMPLERKFRSYVNVNSVEKKIICLLQKYSFTSLHNYFTRFSSKRYRTFII
- a CDS encoding acyltransferase family protein, with protein sequence MKTNIDLTNYLKGFAILTVISGHFSLRFMPEEIMSFGNYFISLFFILSGYGLYFSLEKYMDSRKTTLWSFYLKRFVRIYPLYWINFFLNFATDSAATLSVSTLWEFFLLDFSNPARLWFLNALIPCYIFAPLIFRIIRQTKIYFPLYLIVLFVLINYLFAYLGVPKVRCWVYRGIYLNQMLLFAAGMWFPVLRKKDHTVFGPLWVVLSFLLMFYSFIQTSNFSFEFMSYPTFNQILFSVSTLVFVYIFIFGDVAIPFLGIIKKIGAYSYSLFLFEGAYATILNRLKIIDNRANANLLWFVIFFPIFIFLAASLEEIVNSKMDLKKAYFNFRAQFFPNHAPIKIP
- a CDS encoding glycosyltransferase family 4 protein, translating into MKKKQILIIAPSINVKGGISTVVKGHLGSELSNKYQMCRVSSHKDGNKLIKLLTAVKGAVSIFFYLLSKHIDIVHIHGSDPLSSLRKYFLFRIVEQFNCKTIYHFHGASFLESYVSKSPFFQHKINYLFRNVDRVICLSHTWEKQIAELIPGTAQTVVIQNTVNLPERRTEKIHQEKREVHILFLGLIGDRKGIFDLLEVMAKLKKAGHRIKLYVGGNGDVNKLEQTIDSLNIRDMVAYKGWVTGKDKETLYLNSDIYVLPSYGEGMPMSILEAMSYGLPVISTDVGGIPDLIEDDKTGFLIEPGDLHGMFNKIEILIKNRKLRSRMGLNARKKIEKEYNFDANISKLDALYQTLIAD
- a CDS encoding sulfotransferase family 2 domain-containing protein gives rise to the protein MKDKTVFAFVHIEKAAGTTLNHILRNNFFPNYIDVRPLKNESTRIFQNDDLNVYMKINPCLKCISGHSIIPQNLFVDNIKIKYFTVLRNPVHRYVSQFLHLVKIKSIKNDFEFFLSHSHFNNYQTKKIAGNEDLDSAKSILSNKMIEVGAVEEFDSFLLRLKKSFHPIKFDPTYTKKNITGSNAAKARLFAEYENEILHRNELDIKLYNYVFNQLIPERNNQYGQTVLKTDLERFRRENVHTKTHAKNYADYIIRKVYYEPITGLIRKKSGMPAKGSY